A genomic window from Arthrobacter globiformis includes:
- a CDS encoding aminotransferase class V-fold PLP-dependent enzyme: MSIDVQAVRRETRGVRNVTHLNHAGSSLVSRPVAETVVGHLRREEEIGGYEAAEEAADRLEDVYSSVARLLGAQPNEIALAESGSRAWGAAVYSLPFASGTRLLIGRTEYSGNVIALRQLARRHGLKIVVLRDDPHGQVDVGHLQRELERGNVAMVALTHVPMANGLVNPATQVGRLCRAAGVLFVVDACQSVGQMPLDVESLGCDVLAGTGRKFLRGPRGTAFLYVRASVLEQLEPVMLDGHSAAPSGANGFEMRGDARRFESWEASVAGRLGLGRAVDYALALGLDAVQERVAWLAELLRNALSAVPAITVHDGGVTRCGIVTFSVRGSDAGTIRAKLAHHRINVSVAPLPPSEVNAVLTGKPDAAATVVRASVHYYNTEAEIQRLVSLLG, translated from the coding sequence ATGTCCATTGATGTGCAAGCGGTGCGCCGAGAGACCCGCGGCGTCCGGAACGTGACCCATCTGAACCATGCGGGAAGCTCGCTGGTGTCCCGCCCGGTGGCGGAGACGGTGGTGGGCCATCTGCGCCGTGAGGAGGAAATTGGCGGCTATGAAGCGGCCGAGGAGGCTGCTGACCGGCTGGAAGACGTGTATTCGTCGGTGGCGCGGCTGCTCGGGGCCCAGCCAAACGAGATCGCCCTGGCCGAGAGCGGCAGCCGGGCGTGGGGTGCGGCGGTGTACAGCTTGCCCTTTGCCTCCGGGACCCGGCTACTGATTGGCCGTACGGAGTATTCCGGCAACGTTATCGCCCTGCGGCAGCTTGCGCGTCGGCATGGCCTGAAGATTGTGGTTCTCCGCGACGACCCTCATGGGCAGGTCGACGTCGGGCACCTTCAGAGGGAGCTTGAGCGCGGAAACGTTGCGATGGTCGCCCTGACGCATGTGCCCATGGCTAACGGTCTGGTCAATCCGGCAACGCAAGTGGGCCGGCTGTGCCGGGCTGCCGGTGTGTTGTTTGTCGTCGACGCATGCCAGTCGGTGGGCCAGATGCCGCTGGACGTGGAGTCGCTGGGCTGCGATGTGCTGGCGGGGACCGGGCGGAAGTTCCTGCGCGGTCCCCGCGGCACTGCGTTCCTGTATGTGCGTGCCTCGGTTCTGGAGCAGCTGGAGCCGGTCATGCTGGACGGGCACTCGGCCGCTCCGTCAGGCGCCAACGGATTCGAAATGCGCGGCGATGCGCGCCGTTTTGAAAGCTGGGAGGCCAGTGTCGCCGGAAGGCTGGGTCTGGGCCGCGCCGTCGACTATGCCCTGGCCCTTGGCCTGGACGCCGTGCAGGAGCGTGTGGCGTGGCTCGCGGAGCTCCTGCGAAACGCGTTGTCTGCGGTTCCGGCAATAACTGTCCACGACGGCGGAGTGACCCGATGCGGCATCGTCACGTTTTCGGTACGGGGAAGCGATGCGGGGACCATCAGGGCGAAGCTGGCGCATCACCGGATCAATGTCTCCGTGGCTCCCCTGCCCCCTAGTGAGGTCAACGCTGTCCTCACCGGGAAACCAGATGCGGCGGCCACGGTGGTGCGGGCCTCGGTGCACTACTACAACACCGAGGCCGAGATTCAGCGGCTCGTGAGCTTACTCGGGTGA
- the egtD gene encoding L-histidine N(alpha)-methyltransferase, producing the protein MSLSADRTDIIHHLPPDHLERSLRADVRAGLSSSPKTLPPKWFYDKLGSALFERITNLPEYYPTRAEREVLELFAPEMAAASPAETLIELGSGSSRKTPLLLDALREAGSLRRYVAVDVSDSALLDARNDLAPAFSDLQLEAVAADFETQLHLLPRTGRRMVAFLGGTIGNFEPEARARFLTGIREMLDGDGGSLLLGTDLVKSPHILVPAYADAEGVTADFNRNVLRVLNSQLGADFEVMAFDHVALWMPDEEWIEMRLRARKPMLVRLPGVGMDVRFHEGEELRTEISAKFRIEGIASELESAGFSIAGQWTDSQNLYAMTLAEAL; encoded by the coding sequence ATGAGCCTCTCCGCCGACCGCACCGACATCATTCATCACCTTCCCCCGGACCATCTGGAGCGCAGCCTGCGCGCAGACGTGCGCGCGGGTCTCAGCTCGTCACCCAAAACGCTGCCGCCCAAGTGGTTCTATGACAAACTCGGCAGCGCATTGTTCGAGCGCATCACGAACCTGCCCGAGTACTACCCGACGCGCGCCGAACGTGAAGTGCTGGAACTCTTCGCCCCAGAAATGGCGGCCGCGAGCCCGGCAGAAACATTGATTGAACTCGGATCCGGATCGTCCAGGAAGACCCCGCTGCTGCTGGATGCCTTGAGGGAGGCGGGGTCGCTTCGCCGTTACGTCGCCGTGGACGTCAGCGATAGCGCGCTGCTGGATGCACGCAATGATCTGGCTCCGGCCTTCTCCGACCTTCAGCTGGAGGCAGTGGCAGCCGACTTCGAAACCCAGCTGCACCTTCTCCCTCGAACAGGGCGCCGCATGGTTGCTTTCCTGGGCGGCACCATCGGCAATTTTGAGCCGGAGGCCAGGGCCCGCTTCCTCACGGGCATCCGCGAGATGCTCGACGGCGACGGCGGTTCGCTGCTCCTTGGCACGGACCTGGTCAAGTCACCCCACATCCTTGTTCCGGCCTATGCCGACGCCGAGGGGGTCACCGCGGATTTCAACCGGAACGTGCTCCGTGTCCTCAACTCCCAGCTGGGCGCCGATTTCGAGGTGATGGCCTTTGACCATGTCGCGCTGTGGATGCCCGACGAAGAGTGGATCGAAATGCGGCTGCGTGCCAGGAAACCGATGCTCGTGCGCCTGCCCGGAGTGGGGATGGACGTCCGGTTCCACGAAGGCGAGGAACTGCGCACGGAGATTTCTGCGAAATTCCGGATCGAGGGCATAGCCAGCGAGCTGGAATCGGCGGGATTCTCCATTGCAGGGCAATGGACCGACAGTCAGAACCTCTACGCGATGACGCTCGCGGAGGCGCTTTAG
- the egtC gene encoding ergothioneine biosynthesis protein EgtC codes for MCRHFAYIGKPMPLAELLFAPDHGLLEQSWAPRRQRYGTINADGFGVGWYAPDDPVPARYRRSIPIWSDRSFADVARVTSSRAVLAAVRSATPGMTPEESAAAPYAHGPWLFSHNGRVEGWPHSVEELAASLPPSRLLALEAQVDSALLWALVLERLDAGDAAGEALMHVVNAVSAVAGGRFNFLLTDGMAIAATAAGDSLFWRNGTGGIVVASEPYDDGPDWHQVPDRSLLTATAGSVEVRPIPALTKEHAAP; via the coding sequence ATGTGCCGTCATTTCGCCTACATCGGAAAGCCGATGCCGCTGGCCGAGCTGCTGTTCGCCCCGGACCATGGACTTTTGGAGCAGTCGTGGGCGCCCCGCCGCCAACGGTACGGGACAATCAATGCCGACGGATTCGGTGTCGGCTGGTACGCCCCTGACGATCCTGTGCCCGCCCGCTACCGCCGTTCCATCCCGATCTGGTCGGACAGATCCTTCGCCGACGTTGCCCGGGTTACCTCCAGCCGGGCCGTACTGGCAGCCGTCAGGTCAGCAACACCGGGGATGACGCCTGAGGAGTCAGCTGCTGCGCCATATGCGCATGGACCCTGGCTCTTCAGCCACAACGGCCGCGTGGAAGGCTGGCCGCACTCGGTGGAAGAACTGGCCGCTTCACTCCCGCCATCGCGACTGCTGGCCCTTGAGGCGCAGGTCGACTCTGCGCTGCTCTGGGCCCTCGTTCTGGAGCGGCTTGACGCCGGCGATGCCGCCGGGGAGGCGCTGATGCACGTGGTGAACGCTGTCTCAGCCGTGGCTGGGGGCAGATTCAACTTTCTGCTCACAGACGGCATGGCCATCGCCGCCACAGCCGCCGGGGACAGCCTCTTTTGGCGAAACGGCACCGGGGGCATCGTCGTCGCCAGCGAACCATACGACGACGGCCCGGACTGGCACCAGGTGCCTGACCGTTCCCTCCTGACCGCCACCGCAGGCAGCGTCGAAGTACGTCCCATTCCGGCACTCACGAAGGAGCACGCAGCCCCATGA
- the egtB gene encoding ergothioneine biosynthesis protein EgtB — protein sequence MRSDLPGAPADPETLRTFIADGLERARNRTHALTDCDDEDLLKQHSPLMSPLVWDLAHVGSQEELWLVRDVGKMEPLRCDLDQMYDAFQHPRSSRTTLPLLSPQESRKYIAEVRDKALDILERTPLEGSPLVNRGFAFGMIIQHEQQHDETMLATHQLRKGTPVLHGQPFASGVGPQDLHALPKEVLVASGPFTMGTSVEPWALDNERPSHSVDVPAYWIDTVPVTNGAYRHFIDDGGYRNSRWWTSEGWDHCRDAGLAAPKYWERDGDGWSRTRFGVVEPVPDDEPVQHVCWFEADAYARWAGRRLPTEAEWEKAARFDPRSGRSRRYPWGDEDPAPHYANLGGSALRPAPAGSFPAGASPLGVRQLIGDVWEWVSSDFRPYPGFTAFPYPEYSEVFFGSDYKVLRGGSWAADPAACRGTFRNWDYPIRRQIFTGFRTARDATPVEGR from the coding sequence ATGCGGAGTGACCTTCCCGGAGCCCCTGCCGATCCCGAAACTCTCAGGACCTTCATCGCCGACGGGCTGGAAAGGGCCCGGAACCGAACCCATGCGCTGACCGACTGTGACGACGAAGATCTGCTAAAGCAGCACTCACCGCTCATGTCACCTCTGGTCTGGGACCTGGCACATGTAGGCAGCCAGGAGGAACTCTGGCTCGTACGTGACGTCGGCAAGATGGAACCGCTGCGGTGCGATCTCGACCAGATGTACGACGCGTTCCAGCATCCGCGAAGCAGCCGCACGACGCTGCCGCTGCTATCGCCGCAGGAGTCACGGAAATACATCGCCGAGGTGCGCGACAAGGCGCTCGACATCCTGGAGCGGACCCCCTTGGAGGGCTCACCGCTGGTGAACCGGGGTTTCGCCTTCGGAATGATCATCCAGCACGAACAGCAGCACGACGAAACAATGCTTGCCACGCACCAGCTCCGGAAAGGAACGCCGGTCCTCCACGGTCAACCGTTCGCGTCCGGCGTCGGACCCCAGGACCTGCATGCCCTGCCAAAGGAGGTCCTGGTGGCTTCAGGGCCTTTCACCATGGGGACGTCGGTGGAACCGTGGGCACTGGATAACGAACGCCCGTCCCATTCGGTGGACGTGCCCGCCTACTGGATCGACACCGTTCCGGTGACCAATGGCGCCTACCGGCATTTCATAGACGACGGCGGCTACCGGAATTCCCGCTGGTGGACCTCGGAGGGCTGGGATCACTGCAGGGACGCCGGGCTGGCGGCTCCCAAGTACTGGGAACGCGACGGCGACGGCTGGAGCAGGACCAGGTTCGGCGTCGTCGAGCCTGTTCCGGACGATGAGCCGGTGCAGCACGTGTGCTGGTTCGAAGCGGACGCCTACGCCCGCTGGGCAGGGCGCCGGCTCCCGACCGAAGCCGAATGGGAAAAGGCGGCGCGCTTTGATCCCCGGTCCGGGCGTTCCCGGCGCTACCCGTGGGGGGACGAGGATCCTGCACCTCACTACGCCAATCTTGGCGGGTCTGCCCTCCGCCCGGCTCCGGCAGGCTCCTTTCCCGCGGGGGCCTCGCCGCTTGGAGTGCGGCAGCTCATCGGCGACGTCTGGGAATGGGTCTCCAGCGACTTCCGCCCGTATCCCGGATTCACCGCATTCCCGTATCCGGAATACAGCGAGGTGTTCTTCGGGTCCGACTACAAGGTGCTCCGGGGAGGGTCCTGGGCGGCGGATCCCGCCGCCTGCAGGGGCACTTTCCGAAACTGGGACTATCCGATCCGCCGGCAGATTTTTACCGGATTCCGCACAGCGCGCGACGCGACTCCGGTGGAGGGTCGCTAG
- the egtA gene encoding ergothioneine biosynthesis glutamate--cysteine ligase EgtA: protein MNSALQAGRDIRPLSESEAEVYVASVCFKTGPPGAAGVEVERVVHDVVDPQIPVPVARLSAAMAASPGPLPGGGVITFEPGGQLEVSSACAPGLPALVAATRTDLAAVAARLSKAGLCFGPMAVDPGRPAVRSLAHPRYASMERHFDRFGPAGRTMMCSTASLQISLEAGFDTPGSTGAVQRWHRLHNLLPVFVAMFANSPFLHGIPSGWHSNRQRTWLDIDPTRTSAVPRSEDPRQAWARYALDALVLCIPSEEACWDPPRELTMRDWLQGRGPRPATLADLNYHLTTLFPPVRPRGFMELRVIDAQAGHDWEPVTAIVTALMDDEIAADLAADACEPLAALTDPMRTAARDGLTNPVLAAAATACAEAALMALPRLGADATTRRRAEQFVERHTARGRCPAQERLDVWRRTGSWFARPEPDEEDDNAE from the coding sequence GTGAATTCCGCTTTGCAGGCAGGGCGCGACATTCGCCCGCTTTCCGAGTCCGAGGCCGAGGTGTATGTGGCCTCCGTGTGTTTCAAGACCGGACCGCCGGGCGCTGCCGGCGTGGAGGTCGAGCGAGTGGTACACGACGTTGTGGATCCACAGATCCCGGTTCCGGTGGCACGGTTGAGCGCGGCCATGGCGGCATCTCCCGGGCCGCTGCCCGGCGGTGGGGTCATCACCTTTGAACCAGGGGGCCAACTGGAGGTGAGCTCCGCCTGTGCCCCCGGTCTTCCGGCTCTTGTCGCAGCGACCCGGACAGACCTTGCAGCCGTTGCGGCCCGGCTCTCAAAGGCTGGTCTTTGCTTCGGACCCATGGCCGTGGACCCCGGCCGGCCGGCTGTGCGGTCATTGGCGCATCCGCGGTATGCGTCAATGGAACGACACTTCGACCGTTTCGGCCCAGCCGGACGAACCATGATGTGCTCCACGGCTTCCCTCCAGATTTCGCTGGAAGCCGGATTCGACACTCCGGGGTCCACCGGTGCAGTGCAACGCTGGCATCGCCTGCATAATCTCCTTCCGGTTTTCGTCGCGATGTTCGCCAATTCGCCTTTCCTTCACGGCATCCCGAGCGGATGGCACAGCAACCGGCAGCGCACTTGGCTGGACATTGACCCGACGAGGACCAGTGCCGTCCCTCGTTCGGAGGATCCGCGCCAGGCGTGGGCGCGCTACGCACTCGACGCTCTCGTTCTGTGCATCCCGTCAGAGGAGGCATGCTGGGATCCGCCGCGGGAGCTGACGATGCGGGACTGGCTGCAGGGGAGGGGACCCAGGCCCGCAACGCTGGCTGACCTGAATTACCACCTGACAACCCTTTTCCCGCCTGTGCGGCCACGCGGATTCATGGAGCTCAGGGTGATCGACGCGCAGGCAGGTCATGACTGGGAGCCGGTCACGGCGATCGTCACAGCGCTTATGGACGACGAAATTGCTGCCGATCTTGCCGCAGACGCCTGCGAACCGCTTGCTGCGCTGACCGATCCGATGAGAACTGCCGCCCGCGACGGGCTGACGAATCCCGTACTCGCCGCCGCTGCCACCGCCTGCGCCGAGGCCGCCCTGATGGCGTTGCCCCGGTTAGGAGCCGACGCCACAACCCGCAGGCGGGCCGAACAGTTCGTGGAACGTCATACGGCGCGTGGCCGGTGCCCGGCGCAGGAGCGGCTGGACGTGTGGCGAAGAACCGGCAGTTGGTTTGCCCGACCAGAGCCTGACGAGGAGGACGACAATGCGGAGTGA
- a CDS encoding dihydrofolate reductase family protein: MRLTTTTNVSVDGVMQGLGGPDEDRSGGFDRGGWAIPLLDAEAGDYLNQVYGGADAFLFGRRTYEIFAGYWGVMPNPDANPIAAALNSRPKYVVSTTLADPRWAGTTVLQGDVATAIAELKANHDGELLVPGSGALVRWLLANDLVDQLDLVTYPVVVGQGTRLFPETGPDIALELVSSRSTSRGITIQTYRPRGRPEYATSTVDPEDVF; encoded by the coding sequence ATGAGGTTGACCACCACGACCAACGTCTCGGTTGACGGCGTCATGCAGGGGTTGGGCGGACCCGACGAGGACCGCAGCGGCGGCTTCGACCGCGGCGGATGGGCGATACCGCTTCTCGACGCCGAAGCAGGGGACTATCTCAACCAGGTTTACGGCGGGGCGGATGCGTTCCTCTTTGGCCGCCGGACGTACGAGATCTTTGCAGGGTACTGGGGAGTGATGCCCAACCCGGACGCGAACCCGATTGCCGCCGCGCTGAACAGCCGCCCCAAGTACGTGGTGTCGACCACTCTGGCCGACCCGCGGTGGGCGGGCACGACTGTCCTGCAGGGCGACGTTGCCACGGCCATCGCTGAACTGAAGGCGAATCACGACGGCGAGTTGCTGGTGCCGGGCAGCGGTGCCCTCGTTAGATGGCTGCTGGCCAATGACCTGGTTGACCAGCTCGACCTGGTCACCTATCCCGTCGTCGTCGGCCAGGGAACACGGCTGTTCCCCGAAACCGGTCCCGACATCGCGCTCGAACTGGTCAGCTCGCGGTCCACGTCCCGGGGCATCACCATCCAAACCTATCGGCCCCGCGGGCGACCGGAGTACGCGACGTCCACCGTCGACCCCGAAGACGTGTTCTAG
- a CDS encoding MBL fold metallo-hydrolase yields MKQQTHKWQASSSTSEPSPGVFFVEGPASNWIVVRDETGFMIIDSGYPSDRPLVLESIRRLGLRPTDARAMLITHGHVDHTGSAAYFSETYGTPILCAPEELAHVQGREKHQVTFGQVIIRAWRPRVFRWMVHVIRSGALKAKPATGAQAWTADVLRNLPGKPEAVLLPGHTPGNVAILLPEAGAIAVGDSFVSGHPLSRTAGPQMLHPMFHTDPAQALAATHRLDEIDASVVLPGHGGVLRRSLSDALETLRGQASASNPEAA; encoded by the coding sequence GTGAAGCAGCAAACCCATAAGTGGCAGGCCTCCTCCAGCACGTCCGAGCCGTCCCCAGGAGTCTTTTTCGTCGAGGGACCGGCATCAAACTGGATCGTGGTCCGCGACGAGACCGGATTCATGATCATCGACAGCGGTTACCCGTCCGACCGTCCGCTGGTCCTTGAATCCATCCGCCGTCTGGGACTGCGGCCGACGGATGCCCGGGCCATGCTCATCACGCACGGCCACGTGGACCACACCGGTTCGGCGGCCTACTTCTCCGAAACCTATGGCACGCCCATCCTGTGCGCGCCGGAGGAGCTGGCCCACGTCCAAGGGAGGGAAAAGCACCAGGTCACGTTCGGCCAGGTCATCATCCGCGCCTGGCGGCCCCGCGTGTTCCGCTGGATGGTCCATGTCATCAGGTCGGGAGCCCTCAAGGCGAAGCCCGCAACGGGGGCCCAGGCCTGGACCGCCGACGTGTTGAGAAACCTTCCCGGCAAGCCGGAAGCCGTGCTGCTGCCGGGGCACACACCGGGCAATGTCGCGATCCTGCTTCCTGAAGCCGGGGCGATAGCGGTGGGTGATTCGTTCGTCAGCGGCCATCCGCTGAGCCGGACAGCCGGACCGCAGATGCTGCACCCCATGTTCCACACCGATCCCGCACAGGCGCTCGCGGCGACCCATCGCCTGGACGAAATCGACGCCTCGGTGGTGCTGCCGGGCCATGGCGGTGTTCTCCGCAGGTCTCTTAGCGACGCACTGGAAACGTTGCGCGGACAGGCGTCGGCGTCGAATCCCGAAGCCGCCTGA
- a CDS encoding cyclodeaminase/cyclohydrolase family protein, whose protein sequence is MSDDSKSVTTRRSTVEDWTRALAESVGSPGGGAGAGVMLAIAASLASMVAGYTEADRHQRQELADVHARVHSLREAALRLADEDASASQAFGAAFRLEPGPEREDAIRRASVDAAKASAVLGEHAIDAIGDLEWLASNGNSALVADVVVAFGALRAAVTGARTNVSFDLAALTSAGRTLEQIRNEQPALWSTVGDLDAAVERIDRLTAEVDSRAAPAGSGS, encoded by the coding sequence ATGAGCGATGATTCGAAGTCAGTTACGACTCGGCGGTCGACAGTTGAGGATTGGACGCGGGCTTTGGCGGAGTCCGTTGGTTCCCCAGGCGGCGGCGCCGGGGCGGGCGTGATGCTTGCCATCGCCGCGTCACTGGCATCCATGGTCGCCGGATATACGGAAGCTGACAGGCACCAGCGGCAGGAACTTGCTGATGTTCACGCTCGGGTGCATTCGCTGCGGGAAGCCGCCCTTCGGCTGGCCGACGAGGACGCCTCAGCGTCCCAGGCTTTCGGCGCCGCCTTCCGGCTGGAACCGGGGCCGGAACGGGAGGATGCGATACGCCGGGCGTCCGTGGATGCCGCCAAGGCCTCTGCCGTGCTCGGCGAGCACGCCATCGATGCCATTGGGGACCTGGAGTGGCTGGCGTCCAATGGTAATTCGGCCCTGGTTGCCGACGTCGTCGTCGCCTTCGGGGCCCTGCGGGCAGCGGTGACCGGTGCCCGTACCAATGTGAGTTTCGATCTCGCTGCGCTCACCTCCGCAGGGCGCACGCTTGAACAGATTCGTAACGAGCAGCCGGCCTTATGGTCGACAGTCGGGGACCTTGACGCCGCAGTTGAGCGGATCGACCGGCTGACTGCCGAGGTGGACAGCCGTGCCGCTCCTGCTGGTTCCGGTTCCTAG
- a CDS encoding PucR family transcriptional regulator: MPAVTVDDILSDFPLGFATLILRPAPDRSGIERFLIVDADDETSDAGAAFVLLIGVRGRSALPALRRLLKNPPQVVAVKGTREELTDAEELLAAAGSGLLLVDPAADWDRLLSIAKDRIQPRSYQSEVLTLLEEDLFAIAQTTARLTSSHVVIEDAANKVLAYSTVSNDIDELRKASILTRRGPRKYELLLKDLGAYRELHRTRLPVRVPARPQDGLRERVAITLFAGDRIMGYIWLQETGDGFGADVDYVLTGSAARASAELIRHRNQQSVHMREDRIARILSGPAEAAASAHSGKIPAERPAALILIGMSGADTQADDAALKHGELASLASIHAAAYKACAVVGQFKGDTAVIVPGLQSTAAEPGLRSLAESIIRDAGKHLGISPFAAVGPVAPDLLTLHSVTPITEALLDCVSASPDTTVATVADFEGEILFRDAVRNFLSSTFRHRSLSTLLRDDGDLAETLLVYFEASLDVAECAKRMALHKNTVYYRISKASRVTGLDFGNPRDALVALLHIQEWAAIHKDLRGRK, translated from the coding sequence ATGCCCGCGGTAACGGTGGACGATATCCTTTCGGATTTCCCGCTGGGTTTCGCCACCCTCATCCTGCGACCCGCCCCTGACCGATCGGGCATCGAACGGTTCTTGATCGTCGACGCTGATGATGAAACGTCCGACGCCGGCGCAGCCTTTGTCCTGCTGATCGGCGTCCGCGGCCGCTCGGCTTTGCCCGCGTTGCGACGGCTCCTGAAGAACCCGCCGCAGGTTGTCGCGGTCAAGGGGACCCGCGAGGAGCTGACCGACGCCGAAGAACTGCTGGCCGCAGCGGGCAGCGGGCTGCTGCTGGTGGACCCGGCTGCCGATTGGGACCGGCTGCTGTCAATCGCCAAGGACCGGATCCAGCCGCGCAGTTACCAGAGCGAAGTGCTGACACTGCTGGAAGAGGACCTGTTCGCCATCGCCCAGACCACTGCACGGCTGACCTCCAGCCACGTGGTTATCGAGGACGCCGCCAACAAGGTCCTGGCCTACTCCACCGTCTCGAACGACATCGACGAACTGCGCAAGGCATCCATCCTGACCCGGCGCGGCCCCAGGAAATACGAACTGCTGCTCAAGGACCTCGGCGCCTACCGCGAACTGCACAGAACCCGGCTGCCTGTGCGTGTGCCGGCCCGGCCGCAGGACGGACTGCGCGAACGCGTGGCCATCACGCTGTTTGCCGGTGACCGGATCATGGGCTACATCTGGCTTCAGGAGACCGGGGACGGATTCGGCGCGGATGTAGACTACGTGCTGACGGGATCCGCAGCCCGGGCCTCCGCCGAGCTGATCCGGCACCGCAACCAGCAGTCGGTGCACATGCGCGAAGACCGTATTGCCAGGATCCTGTCCGGCCCCGCGGAGGCTGCCGCCAGTGCCCACAGCGGGAAAATTCCGGCGGAACGGCCAGCGGCACTCATCCTGATCGGAATGTCCGGCGCGGACACGCAGGCTGATGATGCCGCACTGAAGCACGGCGAACTCGCCAGTCTGGCGTCCATCCACGCCGCCGCTTACAAGGCATGCGCCGTCGTCGGGCAATTCAAGGGCGATACTGCGGTGATCGTTCCGGGGCTCCAGTCCACTGCGGCGGAACCCGGGCTGCGGAGCCTGGCCGAATCCATCATCCGGGACGCCGGCAAACACCTGGGCATCAGCCCCTTTGCCGCCGTCGGCCCGGTGGCACCGGATCTGCTGACTCTCCACTCGGTTACCCCGATCACCGAGGCCCTGCTGGATTGCGTTAGCGCCTCCCCTGACACCACCGTGGCCACGGTGGCTGACTTCGAGGGAGAAATCCTCTTCCGTGACGCCGTCCGGAATTTTCTGTCCTCGACGTTCCGTCACCGCAGCCTCTCCACTCTTTTGCGGGACGACGGCGACCTCGCAGAAACCTTGCTTGTGTACTTCGAAGCCTCGCTCGACGTGGCCGAATGCGCGAAACGCATGGCACTGCACAAGAACACCGTCTACTACCGGATCAGCAAGGCTTCCCGGGTCACGGGCCTGGACTTTGGCAATCCACGTGATGCACTGGTGGCCCTGCTGCATATTCAGGAATGGGCCGCCATCCATAAAGACCTTCGAGGCAGGAAATGA
- a CDS encoding glutaminase has translation MTTTLDAPPLGPMLDDIVRSHRPQREAGSVPANIPSLAAVPFSRFGIAVATAAGEIFTSGDADVPFSIQSISKVFTLAMALRRDSSGALWSRVLREPSGSAFNSLVQLEVEHGIPRNPFINAGALVVTDRLMEETPDAATAVLRFLTGQTGEPGPFIDEAAAVSELSNSSRNLALAHFLKDFGNLRQSAEAVVENYVRQCSIMMTCAELARAGLFLAREGRGTSGTVVSRSEAKRIGSIMLTCGMYDAAGEFAYRVGLPGKSGVGGGILVIVPGHCAISVWSPRLDAKGNSLAGSAALADLSDRTGWSVF, from the coding sequence ATGACCACGACACTCGATGCACCGCCCTTGGGCCCGATGCTCGATGACATCGTCCGCAGCCATAGACCGCAAAGGGAAGCCGGCTCTGTTCCGGCCAACATCCCGTCTTTGGCGGCGGTTCCGTTCAGCAGATTCGGAATAGCTGTGGCCACCGCGGCCGGAGAGATCTTCACCTCAGGGGACGCCGATGTCCCCTTCTCCATCCAGAGCATCTCCAAGGTGTTCACCCTGGCTATGGCCCTGCGCCGCGACAGTTCCGGAGCGCTGTGGTCGCGGGTGCTGCGCGAACCGTCCGGCTCCGCCTTCAACTCCCTGGTCCAGCTGGAAGTGGAACACGGCATCCCGCGGAACCCGTTCATCAACGCCGGCGCCCTGGTGGTCACCGACCGTCTGATGGAAGAGACGCCCGACGCCGCCACCGCGGTCCTGCGCTTCCTCACCGGACAAACGGGGGAACCAGGGCCGTTCATCGACGAGGCAGCCGCGGTCAGTGAGCTTTCCAACAGCAGCCGCAACCTGGCCCTGGCCCACTTCCTCAAAGACTTCGGCAACCTCAGGCAGTCCGCCGAGGCCGTCGTGGAAAACTACGTCCGCCAGTGCTCCATCATGATGACCTGCGCGGAATTGGCCAGGGCCGGGCTCTTCCTCGCCCGGGAAGGTCGCGGAACGTCGGGAACCGTGGTGTCCCGGAGCGAGGCGAAACGCATTGGGTCCATCATGCTGACCTGCGGCATGTACGATGCGGCAGGCGAATTCGCCTACCGGGTAGGACTGCCAGGAAAAAGCGGCGTGGGTGGCGGCATCCTGGTCATTGTCCCGGGCCACTGCGCCATCTCCGTCTGGAGTCCCCGCCTGGACGCAAAAGGCAATTCCCTGGCGGGCAGCGCCGCGCTCGCCGATCTTTCGGACCGCACCGGCTGGTCTGTTTTCTAA